The sequence GCCTGCACCGCGACGAACGGGCGCGTCATCTCGAAGGTCCGGAGCGCCGCCGAGCCTCGGCTGCCCTCGTTGGAACGCGCCTTCTCGAGCTTGCCGTCGAGCTTGTCGACGCCGCCGAGCACGCGGTCGAGCGGGATGGTGCAGTCCTCGAGGATCACCTCGGAGGTATCGCTCGCGCGGATCCCGAGCTTCTGCTCCTTCTTGCCGGGGCGGATGCCGCCGTCCTCCTTGCTGATGACGAAGCTCGCCTGCCCGCGGTGTCCCAGCTCGGGATCGACCGTGGCGACGACCACGAACACGTCCGCGACCCCGCCGTTGGTGATGAAGACCTTCGTGCCGTTGAGCACCCAGTGGTCGCCGTCGCGAACGGCGCGGGTCCGCAGCGAGCGCACGTCGGAGCCGGCTTGGGGCTCGGTCACCGCGAAGGCCGCGACCTTCGGCTCCTCCTCGGAGCCGAACATGCGGGGCGCCCACTCCAGCAGCTGCTCCGGGGTCCCGTTGCCGGCGAGGGCCGCGAGCGGTAGACCGGTGCCGAAGATCGACAACCCGATCCCGGCGCAGCCCCAGAAGGTCTCCTCCATGATCAACGGCAGCGTGAGGCCCGAGGGGTCGGCCTGGTGCTGCAGGTAGATCTCGAGCGAGTACAGGCCCGCCTGCGCCGCCTTCTCGATCACCGGCCAGGGGAAGTCCTGGCTCTCGTCGTACTGGGAGGCGACGGGGCGGATCTCGCTCTCGGCGAAGCCGTGGGCCCAGTCGATGAGATCCTTCTGCTCCGACGTGAAACCGAACTCCAACGTGGGTCTCCTGGGGTGTGCTCGGGCGGCGAGGAGGGGTTACCGACGGTAACTTGTTACCTTAGGTAACCATGGATGCCGAGCGGCCGTCAAGCGGTACCACCAACGAACGGGCAACGCGCCGTGCGGAGCTCCTCGACGCCGCCATCCGCGCCATCCGCCGCGAGGGCCCGCGGGTGTCGATGGAGACCATCGCCGGCGAGGCCGGGATCACCAAGCCCGTCGTCTACCGCCACTTCGGCGACAAGAACGGGCTGTACCGCGCGCTGGCCGAGCGCTACATCGCCGACCTCATGGGCGAGCTCGAGACGGCACTCGCGTCGATCGAGGATCCGCGACAGCGCATCGAGGTCACGATCGGCACCTACCTCAAGCTCGTGGAACGCGACCCCGACGTCTACCGCTTCCTCACCCGCACGGTCGTGGCGAACTGGAGCGAGGGCGCGGACCACGTCGCCGGGTTCGTGCACCGCATCGCCGCACGGATCTCCGAGGTGCTGACGTCGCAGTTCGTCCGTCTCGGCCTGCCGGCACGGGGCGCCGACGCGTACGCCCACGGCCTGGTCGGGATGGTGCGTCAGGCGGGAGACTGGTGGGTCGAGGACGGGGGCTACGAGCGCACCGAGCTGGCGCACCTGCTCACCAACTGGATCTGGTGGGGCTTCGCGGGCCTGGGCCGAGATCCCGACGGCTGAGCCCGCACGGGGCGGCTGTGTCGGGGTTACTCCCGGTTCTCCGGGAGAAGGCACGACACGGGCGGCGATCATACGGCGAGGACTCCGTCGACGATGAGGTCGACGCCGAGCGCGATCGCGACCGCCCCGAGCAGCCGCGCCCCGCCCGCCGTCAGCGCGCTGCTCGCGACCCGCGCGCCCGCGGCGTCGGTTCTCGGACCATCGGCGCTCGAACGCACGGCCGCCCACGCCCCGAGGCCGACCGCCAGCGCCGCGCCCGCGATCGCGGCCCCGAGCGAGGCGTCCAGGGCGACGATAACGACCGCGAAGGCGACCTCGGGGCGCAGCAGGACGGGGAACGCGAGCGGGACCACGACGTTGCCGCCGTTCTCCATGACCGTCGCCCGCCCACGGAGCAGGTCGCGCGCCCCGGCGAGCGCGACGACGATGCCGACGGTCATGCGCCACGTGGGCACCGTGATGTCGAGCGCGTCGAGCAGCGGCTCGGCGACGACGGCGAGCAGCGCCAGCGCTCCGACCGCCACGGCGGTCGCCGGCCACGGGGCGCGGCCGGGGACCGTCCCGGCGTGGCGGGGCGGGTTCGCGGTGGCGAGCAGCAGCACCACGCCGACGACGACCGTCATCACGCCACCGTCGGCCACCCTCGCCACCTCGGTCATCAGCCATCTCCTCCGCTGGGAGCTGCTCGCGCGACGACCGGCTCGACCGCCACGAGGAAGCTGAGCGCATGCTGGATGTCGTCCATCCGGACCTCGCCGCTGGCGAACCACGCGCCCCGCGCCGCATCGGGATGGCTGAACGCGTCAGCCTCGTCGGCGTCGACCTGGCGCTGGACCATGAGCCCGGCGAGACAGGTGAGGCGCTC comes from Actinomycetota bacterium and encodes:
- a CDS encoding TetR/AcrR family transcriptional regulator, producing the protein MDAERPSSGTTNERATRRAELLDAAIRAIRREGPRVSMETIAGEAGITKPVVYRHFGDKNGLYRALAERYIADLMGELETALASIEDPRQRIEVTIGTYLKLVERDPDVYRFLTRTVVANWSEGADHVAGFVHRIAARISEVLTSQFVRLGLPARGADAYAHGLVGMVRQAGDWWVEDGGYERTELAHLLTNWIWWGFAGLGRDPDG
- a CDS encoding acyl-CoA dehydrogenase family protein; protein product: MEFGFTSEQKDLIDWAHGFAESEIRPVASQYDESQDFPWPVIEKAAQAGLYSLEIYLQHQADPSGLTLPLIMEETFWGCAGIGLSIFGTGLPLAALAGNGTPEQLLEWAPRMFGSEEEPKVAAFAVTEPQAGSDVRSLRTRAVRDGDHWVLNGTKVFITNGGVADVFVVVATVDPELGHRGQASFVISKEDGGIRPGKKEQKLGIRASDTSEVILEDCTIPLDRVLGGVDKLDGKLEKARSNEGSRGSAALRTFEMTRPFVAVQANGISRAALEFAIDYAKERESFGKPIIEHPPIAYMLADMATDVETARLLTYKAAWLAGSGREFPQAEGSMSKLRAGEVAVRTTERAIQVLGGYGFIKDFPVEKWYRDAKIYTIFEGTSEMQRKVIARALRGD